In Paenibacillus sp., one genomic interval encodes:
- the fabI gene encoding enoyl-ACP reductase FabI: MEPLLQGKTILVMGVANDRSIAWAIAQSLAGQGARLIFTYENERVEERVKKLADTIPNSTVLPCNVAVDEEIDNLASLIKDQFGVIHGLVHSIAFAKTEELEGMYVDTSRAGFALAHDISAYSLVAVAQRIHPLMTEGGSIMTMTYLGAERAMKNYNVMGVAKAALEASVRYLAADLGPSNIRVNAISAGPIRTLAAKGISGFNSILKQVEEKAPLRRTTEQAEVGDTALFLMSHLSRGITGEVIYVDNGYHIVGV, from the coding sequence ATGGAACCGTTGTTGCAAGGAAAAACTATACTCGTTATGGGCGTCGCCAACGATCGGAGCATCGCTTGGGCGATCGCGCAATCGCTGGCCGGCCAAGGGGCTCGGCTCATTTTCACATATGAGAACGAACGCGTCGAAGAGCGCGTGAAGAAGCTGGCGGATACGATCCCGAACTCTACGGTGCTCCCGTGCAATGTGGCGGTGGACGAAGAGATCGACAATCTCGCTTCGCTCATCAAAGACCAGTTCGGCGTCATCCACGGCCTCGTGCACAGCATCGCGTTCGCGAAGACGGAAGAGCTCGAGGGCATGTACGTCGACACGTCCCGCGCCGGATTCGCGCTCGCGCATGACATCAGCGCGTATTCGCTCGTCGCGGTCGCCCAGCGCATCCATCCGCTCATGACCGAAGGCGGCAGCATCATGACGATGACGTACCTCGGCGCGGAGCGCGCGATGAAAAACTACAACGTCATGGGCGTGGCGAAAGCGGCGCTCGAAGCGAGCGTTCGCTACCTCGCGGCGGATCTCGGCCCGTCGAACATCCGGGTCAACGCGATCTCCGCAGGTCCGATCCGCACGCTCGCGGCGAAGGGCATCAGCGGCTTCAACTCGATCCTGAAGCAGGTCGAGGAGAAGGCGCCGCTGCGCCGCACGACCGAGCAAGCCGAAGTAGGCGACACGGCGCTGTTCCTGATGAGCCATTTGTCGCGCGGCATTACCGGCGAAGTCATCTACGTGGACAACGGTTATCATATCGTAGGGGTATAA
- a CDS encoding inositol monophosphatase family protein — protein MSNHERETYTVTGKSFTAVAVNMAAKAGEYMKSKLGQATDVRVKTSPHDLVTEVDKGTEILIRKIIHTYFPTHDILGEEGVEPGAEASRLALEAVKDREYVWIVDPIDGTTNFIHGLPFYSVSIALAHRGEVIVGVVYDPSRDELFVAEKGKGAYVHGKRIQVSPEEELAGSLVATGFPTDRQHVLPLALKQIESVAPRVRNIRAGGSAALHLAYVAAGRLTGFWEANLNAWDIAAGMLLVQEAGGKVTDMNGEPYGLHVRDVAATNGRIHDDLIAAIR, from the coding sequence ATGAGCAATCACGAACGGGAGACGTACACCGTCACCGGGAAATCGTTCACTGCGGTCGCCGTGAACATGGCGGCGAAAGCGGGCGAATATATGAAAAGCAAGCTCGGCCAAGCGACGGACGTGCGCGTGAAAACGTCGCCGCACGATCTCGTGACCGAAGTGGACAAGGGAACGGAAATTTTGATCCGCAAAATCATTCATACGTATTTTCCGACGCACGACATACTGGGGGAAGAAGGCGTAGAGCCCGGCGCGGAAGCGTCGAGGCTGGCGCTGGAAGCGGTGAAAGACCGCGAGTACGTTTGGATCGTCGATCCGATCGACGGGACGACGAATTTCATTCACGGCCTGCCGTTCTATTCGGTATCGATCGCGCTGGCGCATCGCGGCGAAGTCATCGTCGGCGTCGTGTACGACCCGTCTCGAGACGAATTGTTCGTCGCCGAGAAAGGGAAGGGCGCGTACGTGCACGGCAAGCGCATTCAGGTGTCGCCGGAGGAAGAGCTGGCGGGCAGCCTCGTCGCGACGGGCTTCCCGACCGACCGCCAACACGTGCTGCCGCTCGCGCTGAAGCAGATCGAGTCCGTAGCGCCGCGGGTGCGCAACATCCGGGCCGGCGGCTCGGCGGCGCTGCATCTCGCGTACGTCGCCGCGGGACGCCTCACCGGGTTCTGGGAGGCGAACTTGAACGCATGGGACATCGCCGCGGGCATGCTGCTCGTGCAGGAGGCCGGCGGGAAAGTGACGGACATGAACGGGGAGCCGTACGGCCTGCACGTGCGGGACGTCGCCGCGACGAACGGCCGCATTCACGACGATCTGATCGCCGCCATTCGGTAA
- a CDS encoding DUF6376 family protein, with product MKKRSILGAMLLAFALLTGCSVLEGANTALEQANTTLSYAAEAGAFINDANRFAEQVPQLAEQALANPETLEQLRGEMQSMQERIAAFASLQAPEFAADIHRQLTETNEIVRAQLEQYVQQIDAQTIDLAALANAPVLETIRGMTDLLNALEQLGQ from the coding sequence ATGAAGAAACGATCGATTCTCGGAGCGATGTTGCTGGCGTTCGCGCTGCTTACGGGATGCTCCGTGCTGGAGGGCGCGAATACGGCGTTGGAACAGGCGAATACGACGCTGTCGTACGCGGCCGAGGCGGGAGCGTTCATCAACGACGCCAACCGGTTCGCGGAGCAGGTGCCGCAGCTCGCCGAGCAGGCGCTGGCAAACCCGGAGACGCTCGAGCAACTGCGCGGCGAAATGCAGTCGATGCAAGAACGCATCGCCGCGTTCGCCTCGCTGCAGGCGCCCGAGTTCGCCGCAGACATCCACCGGCAGCTGACCGAGACGAACGAGATCGTACGCGCGCAGCTCGAGCAGTACGTGCAGCAGATCGACGCACAGACGATCGATCTCGCGGCGCTGGCGAACGCGCCGGTGCTGGAGACGATCCGGGGCATGACGGATCTGCTTAACGCGCTGGAGCAGCTGGGGCAATGA
- a CDS encoding PLP-dependent aminotransferase family protein produces the protein MERTFAKTISRAKSSAVREILKLTQNSKVLSFAGGLPAEDSFPAEAIREAYERVFARGAGALQYGLTEGVLALREWLTEFLRAKGVETSPDKLLVTTGSQQAIDLAFRVMIDPGDYVLVERPTYLAALQALSLADGRVAEVDSDAEGMLPDDLEAKLREFRPKIVYVTPTFSNPGGKLWSDERRRALAELARRYGALVIEDDPYGDIRFDPNLRVTTLYETDAALGGEGNALYLGSFSKTVAPALRTGFAAGPEDVIRMMEKAKQASDLHSSGVDQLALYELVTQWDLAGHIRSISAMYRERMERLTAHMTGAPWELLRWNRPQGGMFLWATLPESWVAVDLLKLAVEEGAAFVPGEPFYAGEPARNTLRINFTHTPPALVPEGLERLARAIQRYAQG, from the coding sequence ATGGAACGAACATTTGCCAAAACGATTTCGCGGGCGAAGTCGTCCGCCGTGCGGGAGATTTTGAAATTAACGCAAAATTCGAAGGTGCTCTCTTTCGCAGGCGGCTTGCCGGCGGAAGACTCGTTCCCGGCGGAGGCGATTCGCGAAGCGTACGAGCGCGTATTCGCTCGGGGAGCGGGCGCGCTGCAGTACGGGTTGACCGAAGGGGTGCTCGCGCTGCGGGAGTGGCTGACCGAGTTTCTTCGCGCGAAAGGGGTCGAGACGTCCCCGGACAAGCTGCTGGTGACGACCGGCTCGCAGCAGGCGATCGACCTCGCGTTCCGCGTCATGATCGATCCGGGCGATTATGTGCTCGTCGAGCGCCCGACGTACCTCGCCGCGCTGCAGGCGCTGTCGCTCGCGGACGGCCGGGTGGCGGAGGTCGATTCCGACGCCGAGGGGATGTTGCCGGACGATCTCGAAGCGAAGCTTCGGGAGTTTCGCCCGAAAATCGTATACGTGACGCCGACGTTCTCCAACCCGGGCGGCAAGCTCTGGTCGGACGAACGCCGCCGCGCGCTCGCGGAGCTCGCTCGCCGCTACGGGGCGCTCGTCATCGAGGACGATCCGTACGGCGACATCCGGTTCGATCCGAATCTCCGCGTGACGACGCTCTACGAAACGGACGCCGCGCTCGGAGGCGAAGGCAACGCGCTGTATCTCGGCTCGTTCTCCAAGACGGTGGCGCCCGCGCTGCGCACCGGCTTCGCCGCAGGCCCCGAGGACGTTATTAGAATGATGGAGAAGGCGAAGCAGGCGTCCGACCTGCATTCGAGCGGCGTCGACCAGCTGGCGCTGTACGAGCTCGTCACCCAATGGGATCTCGCAGGGCATATTCGTTCGATCTCGGCGATGTACCGAGAGCGGATGGAAAGGCTGACTGCGCACATGACGGGCGCTCCGTGGGAGCTGCTTCGCTGGAACCGGCCGCAGGGCGGCATGTTCCTGTGGGCGACGCTGCCCGAGTCGTGGGTCGCCGTCGATCTGTTGAAGCTCGCGGTCGAGGAAGGCGCCGCCTTCGTGCCCGGCGAACCGTTCTACGCCGGCGAGCCGGCGCGCAACACGCTGCGCATCAATTTCACACATACGCCGCCCGCGCTCGTGCCCGAAGGTCTCGAACGGCTGGCGCGCGCCATCCAGCGGTACGCCCAAGGCTAA
- a CDS encoding DUF2243 domain-containing protein yields MSIDEKKKLLNYGSLLLGIGLAGAFDGVVFHQLLQWHSVYMHTHRHGQIVSDGLFHGITTVALAIGAILLWRAGAPGGVRRGKRLLLGGALLGAGGFNVIEGLINHHLLQIHHVKPGDPNELLYDLAFLASGALLAAIGEALRRSANEERRAAQA; encoded by the coding sequence TTGTCTATCGATGAAAAGAAAAAGCTATTGAATTACGGCAGTCTGCTGCTCGGCATCGGGCTCGCGGGCGCGTTCGACGGCGTCGTGTTCCACCAGCTGCTGCAGTGGCACAGCGTGTATATGCACACGCACCGGCACGGACAAATCGTCAGCGATGGTTTGTTCCACGGCATTACGACCGTTGCGCTCGCGATCGGGGCCATCCTGCTGTGGCGCGCCGGCGCGCCGGGCGGCGTGAGACGAGGCAAGCGGCTGCTGCTCGGCGGGGCGTTGCTCGGCGCCGGCGGCTTCAACGTGATCGAGGGCCTCATCAACCATCATCTGCTGCAAATTCATCACGTGAAGCCCGGCGATCCGAACGAGCTGCTGTACGATCTCGCGTTCCTCGCATCCGGCGCGCTGCTCGCCGCGATCGGGGAGGCGCTGAGACGCAGCGCGAACGAAGAACGGCGCGCCGCCCAGGCGTAA
- a CDS encoding VUT family protein, translating to MKAVVILLYLSSIVVANVVTASFAPLALGPLLVPAGSLLIGAAFVLRDFVQRAIGRGRTYAAILTALALSAATSAALGDTLWIVFASALTFLVSETADTEIYTRLRLPLGWRVFYSGLVGGIIDSALFVVVGLSPIGAGFLPWEAVGYAIAGQVVVKTALQTLGAAAVGLSPIARETREAQS from the coding sequence ATGAAAGCGGTCGTGATATTGCTCTACCTATCGTCCATCGTCGTCGCCAACGTCGTCACCGCCTCGTTCGCTCCGCTCGCGCTCGGACCGCTGCTCGTGCCGGCCGGCTCGCTGCTCATCGGCGCCGCGTTCGTGCTGCGCGATTTCGTGCAGCGCGCCATCGGCCGCGGCCGCACGTACGCGGCCATCCTGACCGCGCTGGCGCTGTCCGCGGCCACGTCGGCGGCGCTCGGCGACACGCTGTGGATCGTGTTCGCCTCCGCGCTCACGTTCCTCGTGTCGGAGACGGCCGACACGGAAATTTACACCCGCCTCCGGCTCCCGCTCGGCTGGCGCGTGTTCTACAGCGGCCTCGTCGGCGGCATCATCGACAGCGCCTTGTTCGTCGTCGTCGGCCTGTCGCCGATCGGCGCCGGCTTCCTGCCGTGGGAAGCGGTCGGCTACGCGATCGCCGGCCAGGTCGTCGTCAAAACCGCCCTGCAGACGCTCGGCGCCGCGGCCGTCGGCTTGTCCCCGATCGCCCGCGAAACGCGGGAAGCACAATCATAA
- the queF gene encoding preQ(1) synthase — protein sequence MHAGRQQEEMKDVTLLGNQGTTYSFSYDPKLLETFDNKHPYRDYFVKFNCPEFTSLCPVTGQPDFATIYISYIPDVKMVESKSLKLYLFSFRNHGDFHEDCVNIIMNDLIDAMQPRYIEVWGKFTPRGGISIDPYCNWGKPGTKYEAMAEHRLMNHDMYPEKVDNR from the coding sequence ATGCATGCCGGAAGACAGCAAGAAGAAATGAAAGATGTTACGCTCCTAGGCAATCAAGGAACGACGTACAGCTTCTCGTACGACCCGAAGCTGCTCGAAACGTTCGACAATAAACATCCGTACCGGGATTATTTCGTTAAATTCAACTGCCCCGAATTCACGAGCCTGTGCCCCGTGACCGGGCAGCCGGACTTCGCTACGATTTATATCAGCTACATTCCGGACGTGAAAATGGTGGAGAGCAAGTCGCTGAAGCTGTATTTGTTCAGCTTCCGCAACCATGGGGATTTTCATGAGGATTGCGTCAACATCATTATGAACGACTTGATCGATGCGATGCAGCCGCGCTATATCGAGGTGTGGGGCAAATTTACGCCGCGCGGCGGCATATCGATCGATCCGTACTGCAATTGGGGAAAGCCGGGCACGAAATACGAGGCGATGGCCGAGCATCGGCTGATGAACCACGATATGTACCCGGAGAAGGTGGATAACCGATGA
- a CDS encoding MarR family transcriptional regulator: protein MLDDSIGFLLSRTTRKLTQRLNARFEPYGVTTEQFAVLQRLAERDGVSQKELAARVEKDQTNVTRILDQLERKRLVVRERSEEDRRSFVLRITDQGRTLSEALAPVERETIREALGGLSDERIAALRDALNQIWSNACRRRNAAGEECRDA from the coding sequence TTGTTGGACGATTCGATCGGCTTTCTGTTAAGCCGCACGACGCGCAAGCTGACCCAGCGCCTCAACGCTCGATTCGAGCCGTACGGCGTAACGACCGAGCAGTTCGCGGTGCTGCAGCGCCTCGCCGAGCGGGACGGCGTCAGCCAGAAGGAGCTCGCCGCAAGGGTCGAGAAGGACCAGACGAACGTGACGCGGATTTTGGACCAATTGGAGCGGAAACGTCTGGTCGTTCGCGAACGCAGCGAGGAGGATCGCCGCTCGTTCGTCCTCCGGATCACCGACCAAGGGCGGACGCTTAGCGAGGCGCTCGCCCCCGTGGAGCGGGAGACGATTCGCGAAGCGCTGGGCGGCCTGTCGGACGAACGGATCGCCGCGCTTCGGGACGCGTTGAATCAGATTTGGAGCAACGCGTGCCGCCGCCGGAACGCTGCAGGGGAGGAGTGCCGCGATGCTTGA
- a CDS encoding MFS transporter — protein MLEDRTPLWTRSFLAVCLSSFFVFLTFYILAVTLPLFVTGELGAPEERIGLVMTAFIVSTVCVRPLAGRWMDQYDRKKIFAGSLLLFFVCTAAYHAIHSFWPLIALRFVHGIGFGLAATAGGAAAADLVPERRKGEGIGYYSLFMSLAMVVGPFIGLTVANRYSPTSLFALCGVFSALALLCGLALRLPERRKPAPGDAPASGLRRYFEPAALPVSGTAALLAFAYGAITTFLSVYAVDLGYASYASYFFAVFAAAIVFSRPATGRWFDRFGANALVYPGVALFAGGMIWLSAVQSPAAFLLSGAVVGLGFGALLPSLQTLAVQSAPRHRAGIATGTFFVLFDSGYGIGSYVLGVAAAHAGYRGMYLIGGLVVACMAGVYYVWVHRRSQRGSRLSAAPAKPNNTQEGF, from the coding sequence ATGCTTGAGGATCGAACGCCGCTGTGGACGCGCAGCTTTCTTGCGGTCTGTCTCAGCAGCTTTTTTGTTTTCTTAACGTTCTATATTTTGGCGGTGACGCTGCCGCTGTTCGTCACGGGCGAGCTCGGGGCGCCGGAGGAGCGCATCGGGCTCGTCATGACCGCGTTCATCGTTTCCACCGTTTGCGTTCGGCCGCTGGCGGGGCGATGGATGGACCAATACGACCGGAAAAAAATATTCGCGGGCTCGCTGCTGCTGTTCTTCGTCTGCACGGCGGCGTACCACGCGATTCATTCGTTCTGGCCGCTGATCGCGCTCCGGTTCGTGCACGGGATCGGCTTCGGTCTCGCGGCGACCGCCGGCGGAGCGGCGGCCGCCGATCTCGTGCCGGAGCGGCGCAAGGGCGAAGGCATCGGCTATTACAGCTTGTTCATGAGCCTTGCCATGGTCGTCGGCCCGTTCATCGGCCTCACCGTCGCGAACCGATATTCGCCGACGTCGCTGTTCGCGCTGTGCGGCGTCTTCTCCGCGCTGGCGCTGCTCTGCGGCCTCGCGCTGCGGCTGCCGGAGCGGCGCAAGCCGGCTCCGGGAGACGCCCCGGCGTCGGGCCTTCGCCGGTACTTCGAGCCGGCCGCGCTGCCGGTGTCCGGCACGGCCGCGCTGCTCGCGTTCGCGTACGGGGCTATCACGACGTTCCTGTCGGTGTACGCGGTCGATTTGGGCTACGCTTCGTACGCGAGTTACTTCTTCGCCGTGTTCGCCGCGGCGATCGTCTTCTCCCGCCCGGCGACCGGGCGGTGGTTCGACCGCTTCGGCGCGAACGCGCTCGTGTACCCGGGCGTCGCGCTGTTCGCCGGCGGTATGATTTGGCTCAGCGCGGTGCAGTCGCCGGCGGCGTTCCTGCTCTCCGGCGCGGTCGTCGGCCTCGGCTTCGGCGCGCTGCTGCCGAGCCTGCAGACGCTGGCCGTGCAGTCCGCGCCGAGACATCGGGCCGGCATCGCGACCGGCACGTTCTTCGTCCTGTTCGACTCCGGCTACGGGATCGGTTCGTATGTGCTGGGCGTCGCCGCCGCTCACGCCGGCTACCGCGGCATGTATTTGATCGGCGGGCTCGTCGTCGCGTGCATGGCGGGCGTATACTATGTGTGGGTGCATCGTCGATCGCAGCGCGGAAGCCGCTTATCGGCGGCGCCCGCGAAGCCGAATAACACGCAGGAGGGATTTTGA
- a CDS encoding pirin family protein, protein MWKAEAEPRGGSHLKAAPVLPPGRWQEFDPFLLMMEDWFQAGTFDFHPHRGFETVTYVIEGRLKHEDSFGGYGILEPGDVQWMTAGSGIIHSEDPLPGETVHSLQLWLNLPKAEKMTPPRYQDLKASAMPVRREAGAVVRVFSGSSGGVAAETKNVVPVTFVDISLEAGASVSQDLPGDYNGFIYVLEGRGRFGAEETPAEAGHVLRLGGAGGAAESEATLRADEPLRAVLFAGRPIGEPVVQHGPFVMTTAGDIKLAIEDYHAGKFGRPKRR, encoded by the coding sequence ATGTGGAAGGCGGAGGCCGAGCCGCGGGGCGGCTCGCATCTGAAAGCCGCGCCCGTGCTGCCGCCGGGCAGATGGCAGGAATTCGATCCGTTCCTCCTCATGATGGAGGATTGGTTTCAGGCGGGGACGTTCGACTTCCACCCGCATCGCGGCTTCGAGACGGTCACGTACGTCATCGAAGGGCGGCTGAAGCATGAGGACAGCTTCGGCGGCTACGGCATTCTCGAGCCCGGCGACGTCCAATGGATGACCGCGGGCAGCGGCATCATTCATTCCGAGGACCCGCTGCCGGGAGAGACGGTCCACAGCCTGCAGCTGTGGCTGAACTTGCCGAAGGCGGAGAAAATGACGCCGCCGCGATATCAAGACCTGAAGGCGTCCGCCATGCCGGTACGGCGGGAAGCCGGCGCGGTCGTGCGCGTCTTCTCGGGCTCGTCCGGCGGCGTCGCGGCGGAGACGAAGAACGTCGTGCCGGTCACGTTCGTCGACATCTCGCTCGAAGCCGGCGCGTCCGTCTCGCAAGATTTGCCGGGCGATTACAACGGCTTTATCTACGTGCTCGAGGGCCGCGGGCGGTTCGGCGCCGAGGAGACGCCCGCTGAAGCGGGGCATGTGCTCCGGCTCGGCGGGGCGGGAGGCGCCGCCGAGAGCGAAGCGACGCTGCGCGCGGACGAGCCGCTGCGGGCGGTGCTGTTCGCCGGGCGGCCGATCGGCGAGCCGGTCGTGCAGCACGGCCCGTTCGTCATGACGACGGCCGGCGACATCAAGCTCGCGATCGAAGATTATCACGCGGGCAAATTCGGCCGCCCGAAGCGCCGATAA
- a CDS encoding NAD(P)H-dependent oxidoreductase: MDQQRILDAYHFRHACKEFDPNRTIAEDDFRFILETGRLSPSSFGFEPWRFVVLQNADIRNRLLPVTWGGQKSIPTASHLVLLFSRTKRNFLPDAEYVAYLKKDVQKMPDDAFGGFQKRLETFLASDFKLIDNERAVFEWASRQTYIALGNMMTSAAMIGIDSCPIEGFDKDAVEGILREAGILEGEDFGLSCMVAFGYRARDPQRAKTRRAMDEVVQWIE; this comes from the coding sequence GTGGATCAACAGCGAATACTGGACGCTTACCATTTTCGTCATGCCTGCAAAGAATTCGACCCGAACCGCACGATCGCGGAAGACGATTTTCGCTTCATTCTCGAAACGGGCCGGTTGTCCCCCAGCTCCTTCGGCTTCGAGCCGTGGCGCTTCGTCGTGCTGCAAAACGCCGACATTCGGAACCGTCTGCTGCCGGTAACGTGGGGAGGGCAGAAAAGCATTCCGACGGCGAGTCACCTCGTGCTCTTGTTTTCGCGGACGAAGCGGAACTTCCTGCCGGATGCCGAGTATGTCGCGTATTTGAAAAAAGACGTGCAAAAGATGCCCGACGACGCGTTCGGCGGCTTCCAGAAACGTCTTGAGACGTTCCTTGCCTCGGATTTCAAGCTGATCGACAACGAGCGAGCCGTGTTCGAATGGGCCAGCCGCCAAACGTATATCGCCCTCGGCAACATGATGACGTCGGCGGCGATGATCGGCATCGACTCGTGCCCGATCGAAGGGTTCGACAAAGACGCCGTCGAGGGCATTCTTCGCGAGGCGGGCATCCTCGAAGGGGAAGACTTCGGCCTCTCGTGCATGGTTGCCTTCGGCTACCGCGCCCGCGACCCCCAGCGCGCCAAAACGAGGCGCGCGATGGACGAAGTCGTGCAGTGGATCGAATAA
- a CDS encoding MATE family efflux transporter — protein sequence MLTWPIFLEMTLFTLMGSADTFMLSGVSDSAVSGVGAANQFIFVTILLMEVVAHGAAIVVSQYLGSRKPAEASRIAGIAISLNVGAGLAISAGYLLFGDALLRSMNLRGDVLAHAQTYLAIVGGTLVLQAAINTMASLIRVHGYTRESMFVSLGMNVLNVIGNYALIFGHFGAPELGVAGAAASTVLSRAVAAAVFLWMLYRIMEVRIRPRDYVSFSKDYIGKIARVGVPSAVEQVTYHVCQTVFLYYVTYLGAMELAARQYAINITQFIYLFAAAIAMGTAILVGRLIGAGRADEAYSRVLRSLKWGLGFTAAVCCLAVALRTPIVELFTDDRGIVAIASQVILCSLLIEPGRVFNLVLINGLRAAGDAQISVYMGFVSMVGVSLPLGYVLTFEAGLGLVGVFLAIAADEWLRGIVMLYRWRSRAWQGKALVAQPATDAAAT from the coding sequence ATGTTAACGTGGCCCATTTTCCTGGAGATGACGCTGTTCACGCTCATGGGCAGCGCGGACACGTTCATGCTGAGCGGCGTGTCGGATTCAGCGGTGTCCGGCGTCGGCGCGGCGAATCAATTTATTTTCGTCACCATTTTGCTGATGGAGGTCGTGGCGCACGGAGCGGCGATCGTCGTGTCGCAGTACCTCGGCTCGCGCAAACCGGCGGAGGCGTCGCGCATCGCGGGGATCGCGATTTCGCTCAACGTAGGCGCGGGTCTCGCGATCAGCGCCGGGTACTTGCTGTTCGGGGACGCGCTGCTGCGCTCCATGAATTTGCGGGGCGACGTGCTGGCCCATGCGCAGACGTATCTCGCCATCGTCGGCGGGACGCTGGTGCTGCAGGCGGCCATTAATACGATGGCCAGCCTTATCCGCGTCCACGGTTATACGCGGGAGTCGATGTTCGTGTCGCTCGGCATGAACGTGCTGAACGTGATCGGTAACTATGCGCTCATCTTCGGCCATTTCGGCGCCCCCGAGCTCGGCGTGGCGGGCGCGGCCGCGTCGACCGTATTGAGCCGGGCCGTCGCGGCGGCGGTGTTCTTGTGGATGCTGTACCGCATCATGGAGGTGCGCATCCGGCCGCGGGACTACGTCTCTTTCTCGAAGGACTATATCGGCAAAATCGCGCGCGTCGGCGTTCCGTCGGCGGTCGAGCAAGTGACGTACCACGTTTGCCAGACGGTGTTCTTGTATTATGTGACGTATCTCGGAGCGATGGAGCTGGCCGCGCGGCAGTATGCGATCAACATCACGCAGTTTATTTACTTGTTCGCGGCCGCCATCGCGATGGGGACGGCGATCCTCGTCGGACGGTTGATCGGCGCGGGGCGCGCCGACGAGGCGTACAGCCGGGTGCTGCGAAGCTTGAAGTGGGGGCTCGGATTTACGGCGGCGGTCTGCTGCCTCGCGGTGGCGCTGCGGACGCCGATCGTCGAGCTGTTCACGGACGACCGGGGCATCGTCGCAATCGCGTCCCAAGTCATCCTGTGCAGCTTGTTGATCGAGCCGGGGCGCGTGTTCAATTTGGTGCTGATCAACGGCCTGCGCGCCGCGGGGGACGCCCAAATTTCCGTTTACATGGGCTTCGTGTCCATGGTCGGGGTAAGTTTGCCGCTCGGGTACGTGCTGACGTTCGAAGCGGGGCTCGGCCTCGTCGGCGTGTTCCTGGCGATCGCCGCGGACGAGTGGCTGCGCGGCATCGTCATGCTGTATCGCTGGCGCAGCCGGGCGTGGCAGGGGAAGGCGCTCGTTGCGCAGCCGGCGACGGACGCCGCCGCGACGTAG